From one Paenibacillus sp. FSL K6-1330 genomic stretch:
- a CDS encoding choice-of-anchor I family protein, translating to MELKHKSMKVVSLLMAAEITMASLFSAGTVMAEEGQEILRTASMETASQDAAVAAVHFGITDKIFPDAHAEEAYTVTVDVYGGQAPYTFSATGLPVGLDIKSDTGFITGTPAAGQEGEYTVEVMVQDSAAVPAKAQSTVKLQVLGKRPDPVADKLAMKMIGHYSVGTSNKDGGVAEIVKYNKDNGKLYLVNGSTQPASLEIVSLGADGSLQKDKQINVEDLASTGGFLYGDLTSVDINTKTKQVVVVVQEQDHAKAGKVLVLDYDGGLIGSYETGIQPDMVKYTSDGRYILTADEGEPRTEIASDPEGSITIIDTLSGEVSYLKFDDPSIIDDQVHIRGPVEADGQIRSTGNKDDAVHDLEPEYISLSEDEETAYVALQENNAIAVVDIAAKRVQAVKGLGYKDFNQPENQLDLLKDGQIKFENVPFYGMYMPDGIATYSVNGQQYILSANEGDATGWDERSNESNIGKMKPNLDPLSPAAQFLADKGTTYDKVEVASDMGNEGLYLYGGRSFSIWNAADMSQVYDSGSDFEKITAERLPNHFNASNDKTDLDSRSSKKGPEPEYVTVGKVGQKTLAFVGLERIGGVMTYDVTNPSDPAFLNYINTRDFNGGIASDSGPEGLDFIPAADSKTGRPLLLVANEVSGTVALLELQVTKITLDHSSLTLNPGGSPVQLQASVDPAQGGSSELAWSSSDETVVTVDPNGLVAPVSVGEAVITVLSKDGYGSADVPVKVTDGSPEGEPWKLTVMHTNDTHAHLSEVARRAALVKQVRSEGGNSLLLDAGDVFSGDLYFTKWFGLADLAFMNYMGYDAMTFGNHEFDQGTKTLADFVSKAQFPLVSANVDLSQDANISHLIRKPAVIDTDQPKTTANSGVYPYVTLLVDGQKVGVFGLTTEDTAETSSPGKDVVFNEAVTSARATVEAMEQEGLNIIIGLSHLGYAKDQALAEAVEGIDLIVGGHTHTTLNAPEVVTDNEHGTPTVIVQANEWGKYLGRVDLQFDKEGKVLVGEGELGGKLIPVDSNVAEDKQAKDMLAPYNAELEELMKQVVGIADVLLDGKRENVRSKETNLGNLIADGMLAKAKELKNADIALTNGGGIRAAIDEGEITMGELRTVMPFGNTLFVMDVTGQQLKDGLENGISGAKLADLPGKFPQIAGMKFKWDPSAPAGNKVYDVQIMKGGSYKPLVLTETYRMATNSFVAKGGDGYKSFAEAIAEGKYNEDLGYPDYEIFMEYVTKLGGKVSPKVEGRITEQKKPVNPGDGSSPGSGSGSGGSGGGSVTPPTTQPNPPSTGGNTSLPSVMTGKDLNISAAGGAVDHITVKEEAWKKAVAGLSANGHQELIIRAPELNRAADLSLSAAGLKQAMERNSNTTLVLETALGAFRLPVTALHLDEALKSVQGSGSIQVKISMTPVGSSVVDAMTSKATSMGAVMAANGALQFGVAVGVPGAEKEVKDFGKRVVSRILPLPAGTAPNSVTAVIYDADAGTFRFVPAAATTWNGKPAIEVKHAGNGIYALLQYKKTFADLNGHWAKEEIESMASKLLVNGVNANSYAPGKVITRAEFTAMLVRAMGLSPVIESGAFKDVQDASAYAGEIGAALRYGLIEGGTDGVFSPNAGMTRAEMAVMITRAMEAVSPTSLPNQGANAGNEFKDQASIPVWAAAHVASITEQGIVQGDNQGNFGALDLVTRAQAALVLKRTLAALKFMN from the coding sequence ATGGAGTTGAAGCATAAAAGCATGAAAGTAGTCTCGCTGTTAATGGCGGCGGAAATCACGATGGCCTCTCTATTTTCGGCGGGCACCGTGATGGCTGAAGAGGGACAGGAGATACTCCGGACGGCAAGCATGGAGACAGCATCACAAGATGCAGCTGTCGCTGCCGTTCATTTCGGCATTACCGATAAAATTTTTCCGGATGCACATGCAGAAGAAGCATATACGGTAACCGTTGATGTGTATGGCGGACAAGCACCGTATACGTTCTCAGCGACGGGTCTACCGGTAGGTTTGGACATTAAGTCCGATACAGGATTCATTACAGGTACGCCTGCTGCTGGACAAGAGGGCGAATATACGGTTGAGGTAATGGTACAAGATAGTGCAGCCGTACCTGCAAAGGCTCAATCGACTGTGAAATTGCAAGTATTGGGGAAACGGCCTGATCCGGTGGCTGACAAGCTAGCCATGAAGATGATCGGGCATTATTCTGTAGGGACCTCCAATAAGGATGGCGGCGTTGCGGAAATTGTAAAATACAACAAGGATAACGGGAAGCTCTATCTGGTCAATGGTTCAACTCAGCCGGCTAGTCTCGAAATCGTGTCGCTTGGCGCTGATGGCAGCTTGCAAAAGGACAAGCAGATCAATGTGGAAGACTTGGCAAGCACGGGCGGTTTTCTGTATGGGGACCTGACCAGCGTGGATATCAACACCAAGACGAAGCAGGTGGTGGTCGTTGTTCAGGAGCAGGATCATGCAAAAGCCGGCAAGGTTCTGGTACTCGACTATGACGGCGGTTTGATCGGATCTTATGAAACCGGCATCCAGCCGGACATGGTTAAGTATACTTCCGATGGCCGTTATATCCTGACAGCGGATGAAGGCGAGCCTCGTACAGAGATTGCTTCTGATCCGGAAGGAAGCATTACGATTATCGATACCCTATCGGGCGAAGTAAGTTATCTGAAGTTTGATGACCCGTCCATCATTGACGATCAGGTACATATTCGCGGACCTGTGGAAGCGGACGGGCAAATTCGCAGCACCGGAAACAAGGACGATGCTGTTCATGATCTTGAGCCCGAGTACATCTCGTTGTCCGAAGATGAGGAGACGGCATACGTCGCCTTGCAGGAGAATAATGCGATCGCCGTGGTCGATATCGCCGCGAAGCGTGTTCAAGCGGTTAAGGGACTCGGGTATAAGGACTTCAATCAACCAGAGAATCAGCTTGACCTTCTGAAGGATGGACAAATCAAGTTTGAGAACGTTCCTTTTTACGGAATGTATATGCCTGACGGAATCGCGACCTACAGCGTGAATGGACAGCAGTACATTCTGTCCGCGAATGAAGGGGACGCAACAGGCTGGGATGAGCGAAGCAATGAAAGTAACATTGGCAAAATGAAACCTAATTTGGATCCGTTGTCTCCGGCAGCACAATTTCTGGCAGACAAAGGAACCACCTACGATAAGGTTGAAGTTGCCAGCGATATGGGCAATGAGGGACTGTACCTGTACGGAGGTCGTTCATTCTCCATATGGAATGCAGCCGATATGTCCCAGGTGTATGACAGCGGCAGTGATTTTGAGAAGATTACAGCCGAGCGTTTACCGAATCATTTCAATGCCAGCAATGACAAAACCGATCTGGACAGCCGCAGCTCCAAGAAAGGACCAGAGCCCGAATATGTAACGGTGGGTAAGGTAGGACAGAAGACGTTGGCTTTTGTCGGCTTGGAGCGCATTGGCGGGGTAATGACGTATGATGTGACGAACCCATCCGATCCGGCGTTTCTGAACTACATCAATACACGGGATTTTAACGGAGGGATTGCATCGGATTCCGGCCCGGAGGGACTGGACTTTATTCCGGCCGCAGACAGCAAGACAGGACGCCCGCTGCTGCTAGTTGCGAATGAGGTCAGCGGAACGGTGGCACTGCTGGAGCTTCAGGTGACCAAAATTACGTTGGATCACTCTTCGCTCACGCTGAATCCGGGCGGTTCCCCGGTACAATTGCAAGCGAGCGTTGATCCCGCTCAGGGCGGATCCAGCGAGCTGGCCTGGAGTTCCTCTGATGAAACGGTAGTTACCGTAGATCCGAACGGTCTGGTTGCACCGGTATCCGTAGGTGAAGCCGTGATCACCGTTCTGAGCAAGGACGGCTATGGATCAGCGGATGTACCGGTTAAGGTAACGGATGGTTCGCCGGAAGGAGAGCCATGGAAATTAACGGTTATGCATACGAACGATACGCATGCGCATCTGTCCGAAGTGGCCAGAAGGGCTGCACTGGTTAAGCAGGTCCGCAGCGAGGGCGGAAACAGCCTGCTGCTGGATGCAGGGGATGTATTCTCCGGCGATCTGTATTTTACCAAATGGTTTGGATTGGCCGATCTGGCCTTCATGAACTATATGGGTTATGACGCGATGACGTTCGGTAACCATGAATTCGATCAAGGCACCAAGACGCTAGCAGATTTCGTAAGCAAGGCACAATTCCCGCTCGTCAGCGCGAATGTGGATCTTAGTCAGGATGCTAACATTTCGCACCTGATCCGTAAGCCGGCGGTGATCGATACCGATCAGCCTAAGACGACGGCAAATAGCGGGGTATATCCATATGTGACATTGCTAGTTGACGGCCAGAAGGTCGGGGTATTCGGCTTAACCACTGAAGATACAGCCGAGACGTCCAGCCCGGGCAAAGATGTGGTATTCAACGAGGCGGTAACCTCAGCTCGTGCAACGGTGGAGGCGATGGAGCAGGAAGGACTCAACATCATCATCGGTCTGTCGCATCTGGGCTACGCCAAAGATCAGGCGCTTGCCGAAGCGGTTGAAGGCATCGACCTCATTGTTGGAGGCCATACCCACACGACGCTCAATGCACCGGAAGTGGTGACGGACAATGAACACGGTACACCAACCGTCATCGTGCAAGCGAATGAATGGGGGAAATACCTCGGCCGGGTCGACTTGCAATTTGACAAGGAAGGCAAGGTCCTCGTCGGAGAAGGCGAGCTCGGCGGCAAACTGATTCCGGTGGATAGCAATGTGGCAGAAGACAAGCAGGCCAAGGATATGCTGGCCCCTTATAATGCCGAATTAGAAGAGCTCATGAAGCAGGTAGTCGGTATAGCCGATGTTCTGCTGGACGGTAAGCGCGAGAATGTCCGCTCCAAGGAAACGAATCTCGGTAATCTAATTGCGGATGGCATGCTGGCAAAAGCCAAGGAGCTTAAGAACGCCGATATTGCCCTCACCAATGGAGGAGGTATTCGCGCCGCTATTGATGAAGGTGAAATCACGATGGGCGAGCTGCGCACGGTGATGCCTTTCGGAAACACGCTGTTTGTCATGGACGTCACAGGACAGCAGCTGAAGGACGGATTGGAAAACGGAATTAGCGGTGCGAAATTGGCCGATCTGCCGGGGAAATTCCCGCAAATCGCCGGGATGAAATTCAAATGGGATCCTAGCGCTCCGGCAGGAAATAAAGTGTACGATGTACAGATTATGAAGGGCGGAAGCTATAAACCCCTGGTATTGACCGAAACGTACCGGATGGCAACGAACAGTTTTGTGGCCAAAGGCGGGGACGGATATAAATCCTTTGCCGAAGCGATTGCCGAAGGGAAATATAACGAGGATCTGGGTTATCCGGATTATGAAATCTTCATGGAATACGTGACCAAGCTTGGCGGAAAGGTCTCGCCGAAGGTCGAGGGACGAATTACCGAGCAGAAGAAACCGGTGAATCCAGGTGACGGCTCCTCTCCGGGATCAGGTTCGGGATCAGGCGGTTCGGGAGGCGGTTCTGTAACACCGCCGACAACGCAGCCTAACCCTCCTTCCACGGGTGGAAATACATCATTGCCCAGCGTAATGACAGGTAAGGATCTGAATATAAGCGCTGCAGGTGGAGCAGTGGACCACATTACGGTGAAGGAAGAGGCGTGGAAGAAGGCAGTTGCCGGATTATCTGCGAACGGGCACCAGGAACTCATTATTCGGGCCCCTGAGTTGAACCGTGCCGCTGATCTATCTCTTTCGGCAGCTGGTCTGAAGCAGGCCATGGAACGGAATTCGAATACGACCCTGGTGCTGGAGACCGCACTTGGTGCGTTCCGTCTTCCGGTAACGGCTCTGCATTTGGATGAAGCTTTGAAGTCTGTACAAGGCTCCGGCAGCATCCAAGTGAAAATATCCATGACCCCGGTTGGTAGCAGCGTGGTGGATGCTATGACAAGCAAGGCAACTTCCATGGGCGCCGTGATGGCTGCGAATGGAGCACTTCAGTTTGGCGTAGCGGTTGGCGTGCCGGGCGCAGAGAAAGAAGTAAAGGATTTCGGGAAGCGTGTGGTCAGTCGCATCCTGCCGCTGCCGGCAGGAACAGCTCCGAATTCGGTCACTGCTGTAATCTATGACGCCGATGCAGGAACCTTCCGATTTGTACCGGCTGCAGCGACGACATGGAACGGTAAACCGGCCATCGAAGTGAAGCATGCCGGAAACGGCATTTATGCACTGCTGCAGTACAAGAAAACCTTTGCGGATCTAAACGGACACTGGGCGAAAGAGGAAATCGAATCTATGGCTTCCAAGCTTCTCGTGAACGGAGTTAACGCTAACTCGTACGCACCGGGCAAGGTAATCACGCGAGCAGAGTTTACGGCTATGCTGGTCCGTGCGATGGGACTTAGTCCAGTTATCGAGAGCGGAGCATTCAAGGATGTCCAGGATGCCTCCGCGTATGCTGGCGAGATCGGCGCAGCGTTGCGTTACGGCTTGATCGAAGGCGGCACAGATGGTGTTTTCTCACCAAATGCCGGCATGACCCGGGCAGAAATGGCTGTGATGATTACCCGGGCTATGGAAGCGGTAAGTCCGACAAGCCTGCCGAACCAGGGCGCGAATGCTGGTAATGAATTCAAAGATCAGGCATCCATCCCTGTCTGGGCGGCTGCCCATGTAGCCAGTATTACTGAGCAAGGCATCGTGCAGGGTGATAATCAGGGTAATTTCGGAGCGCTCGATTTGGTTACCCGTGCACAAGCAGCACTTGTTCTGAAGCGGACTTTGGCAGCATTGAAGTTCATGAACTAA